Proteins encoded together in one Cherax quadricarinatus isolate ZL_2023a chromosome 33, ASM3850222v1, whole genome shotgun sequence window:
- the LOC128694039 gene encoding zinc finger protein 271-like isoform X2 yields the protein MEEHIEDKPHQCSVCLKSFRDRSNLLKHLRVHTGDKPYQCPECLKDFSQKGHLVTHMRVHTGDKPFQCSECMKDFSTNGNLVKHMRVHTGDKPHQCSVCEKSFSEKGSLVIHMRVHTREKPYHCTECLTYFSAKSSLVTHMRMHTGDKPYQCTECPKCFYTKSSLVKHTRVHTGVKPYQCSECLKCFSSSDNLVTHTRIHTGDKPYQCSECLKSFSQNGSLVKHMRVHTRNKPFQCSECPKYFNKQDNLEKHKQIHTGDKPYQCSECLKCFSQNGSLIKHMRVHTRDKPFQCSECPKYFNLKGNLERHKRAHTGDMNPVSVQSI from the coding sequence ATGGAAGAACACATAGAAGATAAACCacatcagtgttcagtgtgtctgaAATCTTTTCGTGACAGAAGTAATCTTCTGAAACACTTGCGAGTACATAccggagataaaccatatcagtgtccaGAGTGTCTGAAAGATTTTAGTCAAAAAGGCCACCTTGTGACACATatgcgagtacatacaggagacaaACCGTTCCAGTGTTCAGAATGTATGAAAGATTTTAGTACAAATGGCAATCTTGTGAAACATATGAGAGTGCACACAGGAGATAAACCacatcagtgttcagtgtgtgaGAAATCTTTTAGTGAGAAAGGCAGCCTTGTGATACATATGCGAGTACATACTCGAGaaaaaccttatcactgtacagagTGTCTGACATATTTTAGTGCAAAAAGtagtcttgtgacacatatgcgaATGCATACAGGTGATAAGCCATATCAGTGTACAGAGTGTCCAAAATGTTTTTACACGAAAAGTAGTCTTGTGAAACATACTAGAGTACATACAGGAgttaaaccatatcagtgttcagaatgtctgaaatgctTTAGTTCAAGTGACAATCTTGTGACACACACACGAATACATACTGGAGACAAACCgtatcagtgctcagagtgtttgAAAAGTTTTAGTCAAAATGGCAGCCTTGTGAAACACATGAGGGTACATACTCGAaataaaccatttcagtgttcagagtgtccaaAATATTTTAATAAACAAGACAATCTTGAGAAACATAAGCAAATACATACTGGAGATAAACcgtatcaatgttcagagtgtctgaaatgttttagtcaaaATGGCAGCCTCATcaaacatatgagagtacatactcgagataaaccatttcaatgttcagagtgtccaaaatattttaatttaaaaGGCAATCTTGAAAGACATAAGCGAGCACATACAGGAGATATGAACCCTGTTAGTGTTCAGAGTATTTGA